A stretch of Streptococcus chenjunshii DNA encodes these proteins:
- the secA gene encoding preprotein translocase subunit SecA produces the protein MANILRKVIENDKGELRRLEKIAKRVESYADEMANMADADLQAKTPEFKERYQNGESLEDLLPEAFAVVREAAKRVLGLYPYHVQILGGIVLHNGDVSEMRTGEGKTLTATMPVYLNALAGEGVHVITVNEYLSTRDATEMGEIYSWLGLSVGINLAAKSAAEKREAYNCDITYSTNSEVGFDYLRDNMVVRQEDMVQRSLNFALVDEVDSVLIDEARTPLIVSGAVSSETNQLYIRADRFVKTLNEADYVIDVPTKTIGLTDSGIDKAEKYFHLENLYDLDNVALTHFIDNALRANYIMLLDIDYVVSENQEILIVDQFTGRTMEGRRFSDGLHQAIEAKESVKIQEESKTSASITYQNMFRMYKKLAGMTGTAKTEEEEFREVYNMRIIPIPTNRPIARLDNADLLYPTLNAKFRAVVADVKRRYDKGQPVLLGTVAVETSELISKMLVKAGVPHEVLNAKNHFKEAQIIMNAGQRGAVTIATNMAGRGTDIKLGEGVRELGGLCVIGTERHESRRIDNQLRGRSGRQGDPGESQFYLSLEDDLMRRFGSDRIKVFLERLNMDDEETVIKSGMLTRQVESAQKRVEGNNYDTRKQVLQYDDVMREQREIIYAERRDVITASRDLGPEIKAMIKRTIARTVDSHSRSTDRDDALEAILNFARTNLVPEESIKRSDLEGRKDSELKDDLYQRALAVYDRQIGKLRDKEAVIEFQKVLILMVVDNKWTDHIDALDQLRNAVGLRGYAQNNPVVEYQSEGFRMFQDMIGAIEFDVTRTMMKAQIHAQERERTARPARTVAARNISAQPAAEKQAEGIDFSKVKRNDPCPCGSGKKFKNCHGRRRL, from the coding sequence ATGGCAAATATTCTACGTAAAGTCATTGAAAATGACAAAGGCGAATTAAGAAGATTAGAAAAAATAGCAAAAAGAGTTGAAAGTTATGCTGATGAAATGGCCAACATGGCTGATGCAGACTTACAGGCTAAGACACCGGAATTTAAAGAGCGGTACCAGAATGGGGAAAGTCTGGAGGATCTTTTGCCTGAAGCCTTTGCTGTTGTCCGTGAAGCTGCCAAACGCGTATTGGGGCTTTATCCTTATCATGTTCAAATTCTTGGCGGGATAGTCCTTCATAATGGGGACGTTTCAGAGATGCGGACCGGTGAAGGGAAAACTCTGACAGCCACTATGCCGGTATACCTCAACGCGCTTGCCGGTGAAGGGGTTCACGTTATCACTGTCAATGAATACCTTTCGACCCGCGATGCGACTGAAATGGGTGAAATTTACAGCTGGCTGGGACTGTCTGTCGGGATTAATCTGGCGGCCAAATCAGCTGCTGAAAAACGCGAAGCCTATAATTGTGATATTACTTATTCAACGAACTCTGAGGTCGGATTTGATTACCTTCGTGACAACATGGTCGTCCGTCAGGAAGATATGGTTCAGCGTTCTTTAAATTTTGCCCTTGTGGATGAGGTTGATTCTGTTTTAATTGATGAGGCCCGGACACCTTTAATTGTTTCCGGGGCAGTCAGTTCAGAAACCAATCAGCTCTATATTCGGGCAGACCGTTTTGTCAAAACGTTAAATGAGGCTGACTATGTTATCGATGTTCCGACAAAAACAATCGGCTTAACCGACTCAGGAATTGATAAGGCTGAAAAATATTTTCATCTGGAAAATCTGTATGACCTTGATAATGTTGCGCTGACTCATTTTATTGACAATGCTCTGCGGGCGAATTATATTATGCTTTTAGACATTGATTATGTCGTCAGCGAAAATCAGGAAATCCTTATCGTTGACCAGTTTACCGGACGGACAATGGAAGGCCGCCGTTTTTCTGATGGTCTTCACCAGGCAATTGAGGCAAAGGAAAGTGTTAAAATTCAGGAAGAATCCAAAACCAGTGCTTCAATTACCTATCAGAATATGTTCCGCATGTATAAAAAACTGGCCGGTATGACAGGGACGGCTAAGACCGAGGAAGAAGAATTTCGTGAAGTTTACAATATGCGTATCATTCCGATTCCGACCAACCGCCCCATTGCACGTCTTGATAATGCCGATTTGCTCTATCCTACCCTGAATGCTAAATTTAGGGCTGTTGTTGCTGATGTTAAGAGGCGTTATGATAAAGGCCAGCCTGTTCTGCTGGGAACAGTGGCAGTTGAAACATCGGAACTGATTTCTAAAATGCTGGTGAAGGCAGGAGTGCCGCATGAAGTGCTCAACGCTAAAAATCACTTTAAAGAAGCTCAGATTATTATGAATGCCGGACAGCGCGGTGCGGTGACGATTGCGACTAACATGGCCGGACGCGGAACGGATATCAAATTGGGCGAAGGAGTGCGTGAACTTGGCGGGCTTTGCGTTATTGGGACCGAGCGTCACGAAAGCCGCCGGATTGATAATCAGCTGCGCGGGCGTTCAGGCCGGCAGGGTGATCCGGGTGAGTCACAGTTTTATCTCTCGCTTGAAGATGATTTGATGCGCCGTTTTGGCTCAGACCGTATCAAGGTTTTCCTTGAGCGTTTAAACATGGATGATGAAGAGACGGTTATCAAGTCGGGCATGCTGACCCGCCAGGTTGAATCTGCCCAGAAACGTGTGGAAGGCAACAACTATGATACACGTAAGCAGGTCCTGCAGTACGATGATGTGATGCGGGAACAGCGGGAAATCATTTATGCGGAACGCCGCGATGTCATTACAGCTTCCAGAGATTTAGGTCCGGAAATTAAAGCCATGATTAAACGGACGATTGCCCGGACTGTTGATTCCCATAGCCGCAGTACTGATCGGGACGATGCCTTGGAAGCCATCCTGAACTTTGCCAGAACCAATCTGGTGCCCGAAGAATCCATTAAACGCTCTGATTTAGAAGGACGAAAAGACAGTGAGCTGAAAGATGATCTGTATCAGCGTGCATTGGCCGTCTATGATCGCCAGATTGGTAAACTTCGTGATAAAGAAGCCGTTATTGAATTCCAAAAAGTCCTGATTTTGATGGTAGTGGACAATAAATGGACAGACCATATTGATGCACTTGATCAGCTGCGCAATGCTGTCGGGCTTCGCGGTTATGCCCAAAACAACCCTGTTGTTGAGTACCAGTCTGAAGGTTTCAGGATGTTTCAGGATATGATTGGCGCCATTGAATTTGATGTGACACGCACAATGATGAAAGCACAGATTCATGCACAGGAACGTGAGCGCACGGCACGTCCGGCCAGAACAGTGGCCGCAAGGAATATCAGTGCTCAGCCAGCTGCAGAAAAACAGGCTGAAGGGATTGATTTTTCTAAAGTTAAGCGCAATGATCCTTGTCCATGCGGTTCCGGCAAGAAATTTAAAAACTGCCATGGACGCAGGCGCTTATAA
- a CDS encoding 3-deoxy-7-phosphoheptulonate synthase codes for MSFKSTNEKINLTEIKNSTTLDGTALTKKKERDRQLNAIIRGEDDRILLVIGPCSSDDEAAVLEYAGRLAQLQEEVKDRIFMIMRVYTAKPRTNGDGYKGLVHQPNAKGTPHLINGIKAVRKLHYRVIEETGLTTADEMLYPENLPLVDDLVSYIAVGARSVENQQHRFVASGIDVPTGMKNPTSGNLTVMFNGIYAAQARQNFLFNGEEVETSGNTMAHAILRGGTNEYGKNIPNYYYDNLLDTIDQYEKMALENPFIMIDTNHDNSGKNYLEQIRIVRQTLINRDWSEKIKRYVRGFMIESYLEDGRQDKPEKYGQSITDPCLGWEKTEELVREIYHTLGK; via the coding sequence ATGTCATTTAAATCAACAAACGAAAAAATTAATCTGACAGAAATCAAAAACAGTACAACCTTAGATGGGACTGCTCTTACTAAGAAAAAAGAACGCGACCGGCAGCTGAATGCTATTATCAGAGGTGAAGATGATCGTATCCTTTTGGTTATCGGTCCTTGTTCATCTGATGATGAGGCTGCTGTTCTTGAATATGCCGGCCGATTAGCCCAGCTTCAGGAAGAAGTTAAAGACCGGATATTTATGATTATGCGCGTCTACACAGCTAAACCCCGTACTAACGGCGATGGTTATAAGGGTCTTGTTCATCAGCCCAATGCTAAAGGGACCCCTCATTTAATTAATGGGATAAAGGCGGTTCGCAAACTCCACTACCGTGTTATTGAAGAAACCGGACTAACTACTGCTGATGAGATGCTTTATCCGGAAAATCTTCCTTTAGTTGACGATTTAGTTTCTTATATTGCTGTAGGTGCCCGTTCTGTTGAAAATCAGCAGCACCGCTTTGTTGCTTCGGGGATTGATGTGCCGACCGGCATGAAAAATCCGACATCCGGCAATCTCACTGTTATGTTTAATGGTATTTATGCAGCGCAGGCGCGGCAGAATTTCCTCTTTAACGGTGAAGAGGTGGAGACATCGGGTAACACTATGGCTCATGCCATTTTGCGCGGGGGGACCAATGAATATGGCAAAAATATCCCCAACTACTATTATGATAATCTTTTGGACACAATTGACCAGTACGAAAAAATGGCGCTTGAGAACCCTTTTATCATGATTGATACGAACCATGATAATTCAGGTAAGAACTATCTTGAGCAGATTCGAATCGTACGGCAGACGCTTATCAATCGTGACTGGAGTGAAAAAATTAAACGCTATGTCCGCGGCTTTATGATTGAATCCTATCTGGAAGATGGCAGACAGGATAAGCCGGAAAAGTACGGCCAGTCTATTACTGACCCCTGTCTTGGCTGGGAGAAGACCGAAGAACTGGTTCGCGAAATCTATCATACATTAGGGAAATAA
- a CDS encoding 3-deoxy-7-phosphoheptulonate synthase, which yields MGIHQKSAALSVAQIKTLSKLEGRFLDNKLARDRELAAIIKGEDRRLLLVVGPCSSDNESAVLDYAQRLAKLQDEVKDKLFIVMRVYTSKPRTNGDGYKGMIHQPDAEAAPRLMDGIAAVRRLHYRVIAETGLTTADEMLYPANLSFLDDLVSYHAIGARSVEDQEHRFVASGLDAPTGMKNPTSGNLTVMFNAIYAAQNQQNFIFHDAEVETDGNSLAHAILRGAVTAEGESRPNYAYEDLLKAINQYEKMGLKNPFLMIDTNHDNSGKDYLEQIRIVRQTLVNRDWNEKIKHYVRGFMIESYLEDGRQDKPEKYGQSITDPCLGWEKTEKLIREIYRFLDIDSYEDLIFTS from the coding sequence ATGGGAATTCATCAGAAAAGTGCGGCTCTTTCTGTTGCACAGATAAAAACACTGTCTAAATTGGAAGGCCGTTTTCTTGATAATAAGCTGGCTCGCGATCGGGAACTGGCTGCCATTATTAAGGGGGAAGACAGACGCCTGCTCTTGGTAGTCGGACCTTGTTCATCTGATAATGAATCAGCTGTGCTTGATTATGCCCAGCGATTGGCGAAGTTGCAGGATGAAGTGAAGGATAAACTGTTTATCGTTATGCGCGTTTATACCTCAAAGCCGCGTACCAACGGTGATGGCTATAAAGGAATGATTCACCAGCCTGATGCTGAGGCGGCACCCCGTTTGATGGACGGGATTGCGGCGGTTAGGCGCCTGCACTACCGCGTGATCGCTGAGACTGGTTTGACAACAGCCGATGAAATGCTTTATCCTGCTAACCTATCTTTTTTAGATGATCTGGTTTCATATCACGCTATTGGCGCCCGTTCTGTTGAAGATCAGGAGCACCGTTTCGTTGCCTCGGGTTTAGATGCACCTACAGGAATGAAGAATCCTACCTCAGGCAATCTTACTGTTATGTTTAATGCCATCTACGCTGCACAGAATCAGCAAAATTTTATTTTTCACGATGCCGAGGTGGAGACAGATGGCAACTCTTTAGCACATGCTATTCTGCGCGGTGCAGTGACCGCTGAGGGTGAAAGCAGGCCTAATTATGCTTATGAGGATTTGCTGAAGGCGATTAACCAATACGAAAAAATGGGACTGAAAAATCCTTTTCTTATGATTGACACCAATCATGATAATTCAGGGAAAGACTATCTTGAGCAGATTCGGATTGTCCGTCAGACGCTCGTTAACCGCGACTGGAATGAAAAAATTAAACACTATGTCCGCGGTTTTATGATCGAATCCTATCTGGAAGACGGCAGACAGGATAAGCCGGAAAAGTACGGTCAGTCTATTACTGACCCCTGTCTCGGCTGGGAAAAAACAGAAAAACTGATCCGTGAAATATATAGGTTCTTAGATATCGATTCTTATGAAGATTTGATTTTCACGTCATAA
- the acpS gene encoding holo-ACP synthase, whose amino-acid sequence MIVGHGIDLQAIDAVAAAYQKNNRFAQRILTEEELAVFQSLAAPKRQMEYLAGRWAAKEAFSKALGTGIGAVGFRDIEILANAKGAPVVTRSPFAGRSFVSLSHSGNFVQASVILEAEK is encoded by the coding sequence ATGATAGTAGGGCATGGTATTGATTTGCAGGCTATAGATGCGGTTGCTGCGGCTTATCAAAAAAATAATCGATTTGCTCAGCGGATACTGACAGAAGAGGAGCTGGCTGTTTTTCAATCTTTAGCTGCCCCTAAGAGGCAGATGGAGTATCTGGCTGGGCGCTGGGCGGCTAAGGAGGCCTTTTCCAAAGCTTTAGGCACGGGCATCGGAGCTGTGGGTTTTCGCGATATAGAGATTTTGGCCAATGCTAAGGGAGCTCCCGTTGTGACACGTTCTCCTTTTGCAGGCAGGAGTTTCGTCTCATTGAGCCACAGCGGCAATTTTGTTCAGGCCAGTGTTATTTTGGAGGCAGAAAAATGA
- the alr gene encoding alanine racemase, with protein MIPSVHRPTRAIINLQAIADNVRTIQQHIPRDTKTYAVVKADAYGHGAVKTAHFISRSVDAFAVSNLDEALELRQSGISNDILILGPIAPEDVDLAKESALTVTVSSQNWLELARSQGVDMQGLTVHVKVDSGMGRIGVRSAEEANTLLAELQKSGSRVEGIFTHFATADEADDSKLQQQLAFFKNLLERLDNRPNLIHASNSAASLWHGETIFNAVRLGIAIYGLNPSGTALPLPYPLKPALSLESALIQVKKVEKGADIGYGASYTASAEQYIGTVPIGYADGWTRDLQGFSLLVDGLECEIVGRISMDQLTIRLSEPYPLGTKVTLIGSDGDKEISATDVAHKRDTISYEILCLLSSRIPRLYLGL; from the coding sequence ATGATTCCCAGTGTACATCGTCCAACAAGAGCAATTATTAATTTGCAGGCTATTGCTGATAATGTTCGGACTATTCAGCAGCATATTCCTCGAGACACTAAAACCTATGCGGTTGTTAAGGCGGATGCCTACGGACATGGAGCCGTAAAAACTGCCCATTTTATCAGCCGGTCAGTGGATGCTTTCGCTGTTTCTAATTTAGACGAAGCGCTGGAACTTCGGCAGTCCGGTATTTCTAACGATATCCTCATTTTAGGGCCCATAGCACCGGAGGATGTCGATCTGGCTAAAGAATCTGCTCTTACTGTGACAGTTAGCAGCCAGAACTGGCTCGAACTAGCCCGGTCTCAAGGCGTTGATATGCAGGGGCTAACTGTTCATGTAAAGGTCGACTCAGGTATGGGACGCATCGGTGTCAGAAGTGCTGAAGAAGCGAATACGTTACTAGCAGAGCTGCAAAAATCAGGCAGTAGGGTCGAAGGTATTTTTACACATTTTGCGACAGCAGATGAGGCTGATGATTCTAAATTGCAGCAGCAGCTGGCTTTTTTTAAGAATTTATTGGAACGGCTGGATAATCGGCCTAATTTGATTCATGCCAGCAATTCAGCTGCCAGTCTGTGGCACGGAGAAACGATTTTTAATGCGGTGCGTTTGGGTATTGCCATTTATGGTCTAAATCCGAGCGGAACTGCTTTACCTCTTCCTTATCCGTTGAAACCGGCTCTTTCTTTGGAATCTGCCTTGATTCAGGTGAAGAAAGTCGAAAAAGGGGCAGACATCGGTTACGGTGCCAGCTACACGGCTTCTGCAGAACAGTATATCGGAACAGTGCCAATCGGCTATGCTGATGGCTGGACACGTGATTTACAAGGATTTTCGCTGCTTGTTGATGGTTTGGAATGTGAAATTGTCGGACGCATTTCAATGGATCAGCTGACAATCCGTCTGTCAGAGCCCTACCCGCTTGGGACTAAGGTCACTTTAATTGGCTCTGACGGAGACAAAGAGATTTCTGCAACAGATGTCGCACATAAACGCGACACCATCAGCTATGAGATTCTTTGCTTACTCAGCAGCCGTATACCTAGGCTGTACTTAGGTTTGTGA
- the recG gene encoding ATP-dependent DNA helicase RecG, whose protein sequence is MDLQSSIAELKGLGPKSAEKFHKINIYTIEDLLLYYPFRYEDFKSKSVFELADGEKAVITGTVVTPANVQYYGYKRNRLSFKMKQGETVINVSFFNQPYLQDKIAAGSQLAVFGKWQALKSAVTGIKILAEAADDMQPVYRLVQGITQNALVKAIKSAFSADAHKWLPENLPQVLLDKYRLLGRSQATAAMHFPKDLAQYRQALRRIKFEELFYFQMNLQLLKAADKAESSGIAVKYDEKRLEQKFAELPFSLTEAQKNSLSEILADMKSGRHMNRLLQGDVGSGKTVIASLAMYAAYTAGWQSALMVPTEILAEQHYESLSALFPDLSIAILTSGMKAAVKRTVLSAIASGSVNMVVGTHALIQEAVTYHRLGLVITDEQHRFGVRQRRLFREKGANPDVLMMTATPIPRTLAITAFGEMDVSTIDELPAGRKPVVTRWVKHSELDTVFSWIRSELKKAAQVYVISPLIEESESLDLKNAVALHEELSAYFAEDAKVALLHGRLKNDEKDSIMQDFKNKKIQILVSTTVIEVGVNVPDATIMLIMDADRFGLSQLHQLRGRVGRGDKQSYAILVANPKTDSGKERMQIMTQTNDGFLLAEADLKLRGAGEIFGTRQSGLPEFQVADIVEDFNILEEARRVAARIVSDENWRQDKRWASILPHLDQKDSFD, encoded by the coding sequence ATGGATCTACAGTCATCTATTGCAGAATTAAAGGGATTGGGACCTAAGTCTGCGGAAAAATTTCATAAAATAAATATCTACACTATCGAAGACCTCCTGCTCTACTACCCTTTTCGCTACGAAGACTTTAAAAGTAAATCTGTATTTGAATTAGCTGACGGCGAAAAGGCAGTTATCACCGGAACGGTAGTGACACCTGCCAATGTGCAGTATTACGGTTATAAACGCAACCGTCTTTCTTTTAAAATGAAACAGGGGGAGACGGTCATAAATGTCAGCTTTTTTAATCAGCCTTATTTGCAGGATAAAATAGCTGCTGGCAGTCAGCTGGCAGTTTTTGGCAAATGGCAGGCTTTAAAGTCAGCTGTTACAGGAATAAAAATTCTGGCAGAAGCAGCGGATGATATGCAGCCAGTTTACCGCTTAGTGCAGGGAATCACGCAAAATGCTCTGGTAAAAGCTATTAAATCAGCTTTTTCGGCTGATGCTCATAAATGGCTGCCGGAAAATCTTCCGCAGGTACTGCTTGACAAATATCGGCTGTTAGGCCGCAGTCAGGCCACTGCTGCGATGCACTTTCCTAAAGACTTGGCTCAGTACCGTCAGGCCCTGCGCCGGATTAAATTTGAAGAACTTTTTTATTTTCAGATGAATCTGCAGCTTCTTAAAGCAGCTGACAAGGCAGAAAGCAGTGGTATAGCCGTTAAATATGACGAAAAACGGTTGGAGCAAAAGTTTGCAGAATTGCCTTTTTCCTTGACGGAAGCGCAAAAAAACAGCTTGAGTGAGATTTTAGCTGATATGAAGTCAGGCAGGCATATGAATCGGCTCCTGCAGGGTGATGTTGGCTCCGGTAAGACCGTTATTGCCAGTCTGGCGATGTATGCGGCTTATACCGCTGGCTGGCAGTCTGCTTTAATGGTGCCGACAGAAATTTTAGCAGAACAGCATTATGAGAGCCTCTCTGCTTTGTTTCCAGATTTATCTATTGCTATTTTAACTTCGGGAATGAAAGCGGCAGTCAAACGCACTGTCCTATCGGCTATTGCTTCAGGTTCAGTCAATATGGTTGTCGGAACACATGCTTTGATTCAAGAGGCGGTGACTTATCACCGTTTAGGCTTAGTTATTACAGATGAGCAGCATCGCTTTGGTGTCAGACAGCGGCGGCTTTTTCGGGAAAAAGGAGCTAACCCTGATGTTCTCATGATGACTGCTACACCAATTCCGAGAACTTTGGCCATTACTGCTTTTGGTGAAATGGATGTATCAACGATCGATGAGCTGCCAGCCGGCCGTAAGCCGGTCGTGACACGCTGGGTCAAGCATAGTGAATTAGACACCGTTTTTTCGTGGATTCGCTCAGAGTTGAAAAAAGCAGCTCAGGTTTATGTGATTTCCCCCTTGATTGAGGAGTCAGAAAGCTTGGATTTGAAAAATGCAGTAGCCCTGCATGAGGAGCTGTCTGCCTATTTTGCAGAGGATGCCAAGGTTGCCCTCCTGCACGGTCGATTAAAAAATGATGAAAAAGACAGTATTATGCAGGATTTTAAAAATAAAAAAATCCAGATACTGGTTTCAACGACAGTTATCGAAGTTGGAGTCAATGTACCGGATGCTACTATTATGCTGATAATGGATGCTGACCGCTTTGGCTTAAGTCAGCTGCATCAGCTGCGCGGACGGGTAGGACGCGGAGATAAGCAATCGTATGCTATTTTGGTCGCTAATCCTAAAACGGATTCCGGCAAGGAGCGGATGCAGATTATGACACAGACTAATGATGGCTTTCTGCTGGCAGAAGCCGATTTAAAACTGCGGGGAGCCGGTGAAATTTTTGGGACACGCCAGTCAGGCCTGCCAGAGTTTCAAGTAGCTGATATTGTTGAAGATTTTAATATTTTAGAAGAGGCCAGACGGGTTGCTGCTCGCATTGTCTCTGATGAAAACTGGCGTCAGGACAAACGATGGGCATCGATTTTGCCCCATCTGGATCAAAAAGACAGCTTCGATTAG
- a CDS encoding aldo/keto reductase, with protein sequence MLQKLGQSDVQASVIALGCMRMWALSVGEAGQVLDAALEHGINFFDHADVYGGGESELRFGQAVRNLGVERENLLLQSKCGIRPGYFDFSKEHILASAEESLERLGTDYLDFLLLHRPDVLMEPEEVAEAFSQLKKQGKVKYFGVSNHSRYQIELLQTYLDEPLVINQMQLSPAHTVMFDAAFNVNMANQAGVDRDNGTMEYCRLNRITIQAWSPFQIDSNQGLFMTNERYKELAQKIESYAEHYRVSAEAIIVAWLLRHPAHVQVLIGSMNPARIARIMKAQTISLTRFEWYDIYQSAGNRLPSRLMRR encoded by the coding sequence ATGTTACAAAAACTTGGTCAGAGTGACGTTCAGGCTTCGGTTATTGCTTTAGGCTGTATGCGAATGTGGGCCTTGTCAGTCGGTGAAGCAGGACAGGTATTGGATGCCGCCTTAGAACATGGTATTAATTTTTTTGATCATGCAGATGTTTATGGCGGCGGTGAATCTGAGCTCCGTTTTGGACAGGCCGTCCGCAATTTGGGTGTGGAACGAGAAAATCTGCTGCTGCAGTCAAAATGCGGTATCCGTCCAGGTTATTTTGACTTTTCAAAAGAACATATTTTGGCTTCGGCTGAAGAAAGTTTAGAGCGGCTGGGAACCGATTATCTTGATTTTCTGCTGCTCCACCGGCCCGATGTTCTTATGGAGCCGGAAGAAGTGGCAGAAGCTTTCAGTCAGCTTAAAAAACAAGGGAAAGTCAAGTATTTTGGGGTCAGCAACCACAGCCGCTATCAAATAGAACTGCTGCAGACTTATCTTGACGAGCCGCTTGTTATTAACCAGATGCAGCTCTCTCCAGCTCACACTGTCATGTTTGATGCAGCATTTAATGTTAATATGGCTAATCAAGCCGGAGTCGACCGTGACAATGGGACCATGGAATACTGTCGCTTGAACCGTATTACGATTCAAGCGTGGTCCCCTTTTCAGATTGATTCAAATCAAGGCCTTTTTATGACAAATGAGCGCTACAAAGAGCTGGCTCAGAAAATCGAATCTTATGCTGAACACTATCGGGTTTCAGCGGAAGCCATTATTGTTGCCTGGCTTTTGCGTCACCCCGCTCATGTGCAAGTGCTGATTGGTTCAATGAACCCAGCACGTATTGCTCGGATCATGAAGGCACAGACTATTTCCCTGACACGCTTTGAATGGTATGATATCTATCAAAGTGCAGGAAACAGGCTGCCCAGCCGGTTAATGCGTCGGTAG
- a CDS encoding asparaginase — protein MKKILVLHTGGTISMQANAYGEVLPEADNPMNHVRLPLKDIQVEAVDFFNLPSPHITPQHMLDLGLYIKETALQYDGVVITHGTDTLEETAYFLDTLQLPPVPLILTGAMRSANELGSDGVYNYLSALRVAAHPQAADKGVLVVMNDEIHAAKYVTKTHTTNVSTFQTPTHGPLGIVMKQDIRFFKAAEQRRRFSIREIKGLVPIIKAYAGMEDGIISLLTADQIDGVFVEALGAGNLPPKAALAMTRLVEEDIPVVLVSRCFNGIAEPVYGYQGGGRKLQQAGLMFVKELNSQKARLKLLIALNAGLREEALKSYIEG, from the coding sequence ATGAAAAAAATCCTGGTCCTCCATACTGGCGGAACAATTTCGATGCAGGCCAATGCCTACGGAGAAGTCTTGCCTGAAGCTGACAATCCTATGAATCATGTTCGTCTGCCGCTTAAAGATATTCAAGTTGAGGCAGTTGACTTTTTTAATCTGCCCAGTCCCCACATCACTCCACAGCACATGCTGGATTTGGGGCTCTACATAAAAGAAACTGCTCTGCAGTATGACGGCGTTGTTATCACCCATGGAACAGATACTTTAGAAGAAACTGCTTATTTTCTCGATACCCTGCAGCTTCCGCCTGTCCCCCTTATCCTGACTGGAGCCATGCGGAGCGCAAATGAGCTCGGCAGCGACGGTGTTTATAATTATCTTTCCGCCTTGCGTGTAGCTGCCCATCCTCAAGCAGCTGATAAGGGGGTATTGGTTGTGATGAACGACGAGATTCATGCCGCTAAATATGTCACAAAGACTCATACCACTAATGTTTCTACTTTTCAAACACCGACTCACGGGCCTTTAGGCATTGTCATGAAACAGGATATCCGCTTCTTTAAAGCAGCAGAGCAGCGCAGAAGGTTTAGCATTAGAGAAATAAAAGGACTGGTTCCCATCATCAAAGCTTATGCGGGAATGGAAGACGGTATCATCAGTCTTCTGACAGCAGATCAAATTGATGGGGTTTTTGTTGAAGCATTAGGAGCAGGAAACCTTCCGCCTAAAGCCGCTCTGGCTATGACAAGGCTGGTCGAAGAGGATATCCCAGTTGTACTGGTTTCTCGCTGCTTTAATGGTATTGCTGAGCCTGTCTATGGCTATCAAGGCGGCGGCCGTAAACTCCAGCAGGCCGGACTGATGTTTGTGAAAGAACTTAACAGCCAAAAAGCCCGACTGAAACTTCTTATTGCTCTTAATGCAGGCCTAAGGGAAGAAGCCCTCAAAAGCTATATTGAGGGCTGA